A window of the Schlesneria paludicola DSM 18645 genome harbors these coding sequences:
- a CDS encoding response regulator: MSHETVGRPMEILLVEDSLMFARIAIGALNQGRIQHRLTWLSDGNEAWRFLQREDKYAAAPRPDLLLLDLKLPGMDGRELLAKVRADDQFKSLPVVVMTGDGEMAQLGGLKVDAFLTKPLDLAKFIEIVQKLSRFWKSDMVLPAAIAPHEEGAAQQHPEFQM; encoded by the coding sequence ATGTCTCACGAAACTGTCGGTCGTCCGATGGAAATCTTGCTGGTCGAAGACAGCTTGATGTTCGCTCGGATCGCGATTGGGGCTTTAAATCAAGGCCGGATTCAACATCGATTGACCTGGTTGAGCGACGGAAACGAAGCGTGGCGATTCCTGCAGCGCGAGGACAAGTACGCGGCGGCCCCGCGCCCGGATTTGCTGTTGCTTGATCTGAAGCTCCCAGGCATGGATGGACGCGAATTACTCGCGAAGGTTCGCGCCGACGATCAGTTCAAGTCGCTTCCCGTCGTGGTCATGACGGGCGACGGCGAGATGGCTCAACTGGGCGGCTTGAAGGTCGATGCCTTCCTCACGAAGCCGCTGGATCTCGCGAAGTTCATCGAGATCGTTCAAAAGCTGTCACGCTTCTGGAAATCGGACATGGTATTGCCCGCTGCGATCGCCCCCCACGAAGAAGGTGCCGCACAGCAGCATCCTGAATTCCAAATGTGA
- a CDS encoding RluA family pseudouridine synthase, which produces MPDSVSFTVSQDLVGKTVLAVLRLAIPGESWSKLRQRLERAQVSVNGVACLSEARRVEAGDVIAAHDRRVQTPQPNDVQILLIDPHVVVVEKPSGMMTHRRPEERNWPAEKKALHPSLDEAVMELIVRRSMGANGKKNQRMRQPALRLVHRLDRDTSGLLVMARSAEAEENLIGQFRRHTAHRVYWAIVHGHPVAETISSNLVRDRGDGRRGSVNNPKMGQRAVTHVRPLEDLGKYSLVECQLETGRTNQIRIHLSERGHLVCGDVKYSQPFAAKQVDDRSKAPRLALHAAELGFAHPLTGEELRFRMPFPHDLSAFYEKLRAKSH; this is translated from the coding sequence ATGCCCGATTCCGTCTCGTTTACTGTGTCTCAAGATCTCGTTGGCAAAACGGTGCTCGCCGTATTGCGGCTCGCCATCCCAGGCGAGTCTTGGTCGAAACTCAGGCAGCGTCTGGAACGCGCCCAAGTGTCGGTGAATGGTGTGGCATGCCTGAGCGAAGCTCGACGCGTCGAAGCGGGTGATGTCATCGCGGCGCATGACCGGCGAGTTCAAACACCTCAGCCGAATGATGTTCAGATTCTGCTGATCGATCCTCACGTGGTTGTCGTCGAAAAGCCCTCGGGCATGATGACGCATCGCCGTCCTGAGGAACGGAACTGGCCCGCCGAAAAGAAAGCACTTCATCCATCGCTCGACGAAGCGGTCATGGAGCTGATCGTCCGTCGCTCGATGGGCGCCAACGGGAAAAAGAATCAGAGGATGCGACAGCCCGCGTTGCGTCTGGTCCACCGGCTTGATCGTGATACCAGCGGTCTGCTGGTGATGGCGCGATCGGCCGAAGCGGAAGAGAATTTGATCGGACAGTTCCGTCGACACACCGCACATCGTGTTTACTGGGCCATCGTGCATGGGCATCCCGTAGCCGAAACGATCAGTTCGAATCTGGTTCGCGATCGTGGCGATGGTCGGCGCGGGAGCGTCAATAATCCCAAGATGGGGCAGCGCGCGGTGACCCACGTACGGCCGCTCGAAGATCTTGGGAAGTACTCGCTGGTTGAGTGCCAGCTTGAAACGGGCCGTACAAATCAGATTCGCATCCACTTGTCCGAGCGGGGACATCTGGTGTGTGGTGATGTGAAGTACAGCCAGCCGTTCGCGGCGAAACAAGTCGATGACCGCAGTAAAGCTCCTCGCTTGGCGTTGCATGCGGCGGAGTTGGGGTTCGCACATCCCTTAACGGGTGAGGAACTCCGCTTTCGTATGCCGTTTCCTCATGATTTAAGTGCGTTCTATGAGAAGTTGCGTGCGAAGAGCCACTAG
- a CDS encoding methyltransferase domain-containing protein, translating into MWNAAQYLKYSDERSRPFNDLLSQVRTEDVLRIADLGCGAGNLTRTLLERWHGAHVIGVDRSHEMLAQAVPLSISEQLEFEHADIAEWSSKAPLDLIVSNAALQWLDDHAGVLSHWVQMLCPTGTLAVQMPNRFRAVSQVAIEETVADPRWATLLESVGLHRQSVQPMLWYVHLLQDLGLTVNAWETTYYHMLTGDNPVLEWLKGTALRPLLERLHDEDKVEFLAAVGERLKESYPARDGVTVFPMPRMFFVASR; encoded by the coding sequence ATGTGGAACGCCGCTCAATACCTTAAGTATTCCGACGAACGATCGCGTCCATTCAACGATCTCTTGTCCCAAGTGCGAACCGAGGACGTTCTGCGGATCGCGGATCTTGGTTGTGGCGCCGGAAATCTGACACGGACATTGCTCGAGCGATGGCATGGCGCGCATGTCATCGGCGTGGATCGCTCGCACGAGATGCTGGCGCAAGCGGTTCCGCTTTCAATTTCGGAGCAACTGGAGTTTGAGCACGCCGATATCGCCGAGTGGTCCAGCAAGGCACCACTCGATCTCATTGTCAGCAATGCTGCGTTGCAGTGGCTCGATGATCATGCTGGCGTCTTGTCACATTGGGTACAAATGTTATGTCCGACGGGGACTCTGGCGGTCCAGATGCCCAACCGTTTTCGGGCGGTGAGTCAGGTAGCAATCGAAGAAACCGTCGCAGACCCGCGTTGGGCAACGTTGCTTGAGAGTGTGGGTTTACATCGGCAATCCGTCCAGCCGATGTTGTGGTACGTTCACCTGCTGCAAGATCTCGGGCTGACGGTCAACGCCTGGGAAACAACCTACTACCACATGCTCACCGGCGACAATCCAGTGCTCGAGTGGCTCAAAGGCACGGCGCTGCGTCCGCTGTTGGAGCGTCTTCACGACGAGGACAAAGTGGAATTCCTTGCTGCCGTCGGCGAACGGTTAAAAGAATCGTATCCGGCACGTGATGGTGTTACGGTGTTCCCCATGCCCCGGATGTTCTTTGTTGCGTCACGCTAA
- a CDS encoding CocE/NonD family hydrolase, translated as MTAVRWSVFVVLLSFAGLERSVAAADPIDLGGVTETHEMIPMRDGVRLSAYIYTPPGKGPWPVLLEQRYANANHPSVQQSYAKLAKAGGYVMVLANFRGSQKSEGDWRGYRSLAWGERQDGYDLVEWLGTRPWSTGKVGTFGSSQAGFAQNFLAVARPPHLVAQYMIDTGLSLYHEGYRIGGTSRPERFKSLALAARVPEHNQQLMIEWFQHPAYDAYWADEDCTRHFGKMNVPCFTVGSWFDFMCVGSIDSYVGRQHHGDVHSRGSQQLLIGPWLHGRVKELNVSNEMTFPENAKFPMDEHMLRWFDHYLKGIDNGVTSESTVRYYVMGAVGESNAPGNEWRIAADWPVAATPTSYFPLAGGALGTSAPTSNDATVSWRADPRHPASIPTIAFPGAKDAREFENQPDVRTFTSDVLTEPVEWTGKVRAELLVSTDAKDTDFIVRISDVYPDGRSMLIMDYVRRGRYRDGYEKEVFFKPGEVATVGFDVGWLSQVFNKGHRIRVTVASTGAPFYEPNPNTGEPLSFEIPANAVVATNSLHVNQKHASRIIAPVKSTGH; from the coding sequence ATGACTGCTGTTCGTTGGTCGGTATTCGTAGTGCTTCTTTCATTCGCAGGACTCGAACGATCTGTCGCAGCGGCCGATCCAATTGACCTGGGTGGAGTCACTGAAACACACGAAATGATTCCCATGCGAGATGGGGTCCGCCTGTCAGCTTATATCTATACGCCACCAGGCAAGGGTCCGTGGCCGGTTTTACTTGAGCAACGGTACGCCAACGCCAACCACCCCAGCGTACAGCAGTCATACGCCAAGCTGGCGAAAGCGGGAGGATACGTGATGGTCCTCGCTAATTTCCGAGGGTCCCAAAAGTCGGAGGGAGATTGGCGAGGATACCGTTCACTTGCTTGGGGAGAACGGCAGGACGGCTATGACCTGGTGGAATGGCTTGGGACACGTCCCTGGTCCACCGGCAAGGTTGGAACATTCGGCAGTTCGCAGGCAGGGTTTGCACAAAACTTTCTCGCGGTAGCCCGCCCACCGCACCTGGTTGCTCAATACATGATCGATACGGGACTAAGCCTTTACCACGAGGGCTACCGAATCGGCGGCACATCACGACCCGAACGGTTCAAGTCACTCGCACTGGCAGCTCGCGTCCCGGAACATAACCAACAATTGATGATCGAATGGTTTCAGCATCCCGCCTACGATGCCTACTGGGCCGACGAAGACTGCACGCGACATTTCGGCAAGATGAATGTCCCCTGCTTCACCGTCGGAAGCTGGTTCGACTTCATGTGCGTCGGCTCGATCGACAGCTATGTCGGTCGGCAACATCACGGCGATGTGCACTCGCGCGGAAGCCAGCAGCTTCTGATTGGCCCCTGGTTGCACGGCCGCGTGAAAGAGCTGAACGTCTCGAACGAAATGACGTTTCCCGAGAATGCGAAGTTTCCCATGGACGAACACATGCTGCGCTGGTTTGATCACTACCTCAAGGGAATCGATAACGGCGTCACCAGCGAATCCACAGTCCGGTATTACGTGATGGGTGCCGTAGGAGAATCGAATGCACCGGGCAATGAATGGCGGATCGCCGCCGATTGGCCCGTCGCCGCGACCCCTACGAGTTATTTCCCGCTCGCGGGCGGCGCGCTCGGCACCTCAGCTCCCACATCGAATGATGCCACCGTTTCGTGGCGGGCCGATCCGCGGCATCCGGCGTCGATCCCGACAATCGCATTCCCCGGAGCAAAAGATGCCCGGGAATTCGAAAACCAACCTGACGTAAGGACATTCACCAGCGACGTCCTAACCGAACCGGTTGAATGGACGGGAAAGGTGCGTGCCGAACTGCTCGTCTCGACCGATGCGAAAGATACCGATTTCATCGTGCGAATCAGCGATGTCTATCCCGACGGGCGATCCATGTTGATTATGGACTACGTTCGACGCGGCCGATATCGCGATGGGTACGAAAAGGAAGTGTTCTTCAAACCGGGCGAAGTCGCCACCGTCGGCTTTGATGTTGGGTGGCTCAGTCAGGTGTTCAACAAGGGCCATCGGATCCGCGTGACCGTCGCCAGCACGGGCGCGCCGTTTTACGAACCAAACCCCAACACAGGCGAACCACTCTCATTTGAGATTCCCGCCAACGCGGTCGTCGCCACAAACTCGCTGCATGTGAATCAGAAACATGCGTCGCGAATCATCGCGCCGGTTAAATCAACTGGTCACTGA
- a CDS encoding ABC transporter ATP-binding protein, with amino-acid sequence MTDPALLEITGLKTYFHSDGGTVKAVDDLTIKIREGETLGLVGESGSGKSVTSLTIMRLLPDIGAKIEAGRIAFLGKDLVQLPRAEMRHMRGKDLSMIFQEPGTSLNPVYRVGDQVAEAMRLHEKISRTEAMNRAQRLFEEVGIPSPKQSLLKYPHEMSGGQKQRVMIAMALACNPKLLIADEPTTALDVTIQAQILDLIRKLRDERGMAILFITHDLGVIAEIADEVAVMYRGKLVEYDTAKNVFTRPQHPYTKGLLACRPRLDTTRRRLPTVADYMESTKDSDGNLIITEKALSPARLAEIEGRGRGRLLHPRAESSTAATVSPTASKEYVAAGQSPLLSVSHLRVYYPIKQGLLRRTIGYNKAVDDISFDVYKGQTLGLVGESGCGKTTTGRAILRLLPITSGTVMFEGINWSSLRGAELRRERRRMQIVFQDPYSSLNPRMTVEAMLTEAMSVHRIGKHNRDRQDRAAQLLEEVGLLSEHLHRYPHEFSGGQRQRLCIARSLAVEPDFLICDESVSALDVSVQAQVLNLLKDLQERRGLTYVFISHDLSVVKFMSDMMAVMNAGKIVEFGPSDEIYANPQNEYTRKLISAIPQPTIEALERRERERAQRGASKAIAPAPK; translated from the coding sequence ATGACGGATCCTGCACTGCTCGAAATCACCGGTCTAAAGACCTATTTCCATTCGGACGGCGGCACGGTCAAAGCCGTGGATGACCTGACGATCAAGATTCGTGAGGGGGAGACACTGGGGTTGGTCGGTGAGTCGGGTTCGGGAAAATCCGTGACGTCGCTGACGATCATGCGGCTGCTGCCTGACATCGGTGCAAAGATTGAAGCGGGACGGATCGCATTTCTGGGGAAAGATCTGGTGCAACTTCCGCGTGCCGAGATGCGGCATATGCGCGGCAAAGATCTGAGCATGATCTTTCAGGAACCTGGGACGTCGTTGAATCCCGTCTATCGCGTCGGCGATCAAGTGGCGGAAGCGATGCGGCTGCACGAAAAAATCTCGCGGACCGAAGCGATGAATCGTGCTCAAAGACTTTTCGAAGAGGTTGGGATTCCCAGTCCGAAACAATCGCTACTCAAGTATCCGCATGAAATGTCGGGGGGCCAAAAGCAGCGTGTGATGATCGCGATGGCCTTGGCCTGCAATCCTAAACTGCTGATCGCCGATGAGCCGACCACGGCGCTCGACGTCACGATTCAGGCCCAGATTCTGGATCTGATTCGCAAGTTGCGTGACGAACGTGGGATGGCGATCTTGTTCATTACGCACGATTTGGGCGTGATCGCCGAGATCGCGGACGAAGTCGCGGTCATGTACCGAGGCAAGCTTGTCGAATACGACACTGCCAAGAACGTGTTCACGCGACCGCAGCACCCCTACACCAAAGGATTGCTGGCGTGTCGACCTCGTCTGGACACGACTCGACGCCGTCTTCCCACCGTTGCCGACTACATGGAGTCGACCAAAGATTCTGATGGCAATTTGATCATCACGGAAAAGGCGCTCAGCCCGGCACGCCTGGCCGAGATCGAAGGACGCGGTCGTGGCCGGTTACTGCATCCGCGTGCCGAGTCATCGACGGCAGCGACGGTCAGTCCCACTGCATCAAAGGAGTATGTCGCCGCAGGTCAGTCGCCCTTGCTGAGTGTCAGCCATTTGCGCGTGTACTACCCAATCAAGCAGGGTCTGCTGCGTCGTACGATTGGCTACAACAAGGCCGTCGATGACATCAGCTTTGATGTCTATAAAGGTCAAACGCTGGGGCTGGTTGGTGAGTCAGGTTGTGGGAAGACGACGACGGGGCGGGCGATTCTGCGTCTGTTGCCCATTACGAGCGGGACTGTGATGTTTGAGGGCATCAACTGGTCGAGTCTGCGTGGAGCTGAATTGCGACGTGAACGTCGCCGCATGCAGATTGTGTTTCAAGATCCCTACAGCTCACTGAATCCTCGCATGACGGTCGAGGCAATGCTGACGGAAGCGATGAGCGTTCATCGAATCGGCAAGCACAACCGGGATCGTCAAGATCGAGCGGCTCAATTGCTGGAAGAAGTTGGACTGCTGTCCGAACACCTGCATCGCTATCCTCACGAGTTTTCGGGTGGTCAGCGCCAACGGCTTTGTATCGCGCGTTCACTGGCCGTCGAGCCGGACTTCTTGATCTGCGACGAATCGGTTTCGGCTCTCGATGTGTCGGTTCAGGCACAAGTTCTGAATCTGTTGAAAGACCTGCAGGAACGGCGCGGGCTGACGTACGTCTTTATTAGTCACGACCTGAGTGTCGTCAAATTCATGTCGGACATGATGGCCGTCATGAACGCGGGGAAAATCGTCGAGTTCGGCCCGTCTGACGAAATCTATGCGAACCCGCAGAACGAATACACGCGTAAGCTCATTTCGGCCATCCCTCAGCCAACGATCGAAGCTCTCGAGCGTCGCGAGCGGGAACGGGCGCAGCGCGGGGCTTCAAAAGCGATAGCCCCGGCTCCGAAGTAA
- the thpR gene encoding RNA 2',3'-cyclic phosphodiesterase yields MTKLFVGVILPDDVRTKLHAIQPPVSQGVRPTNPDQLHLTLHFIGLADPEPIEQSLSTVISPPFSLSIAGVGHFQSSDGGVILFAEVDPSEGLRSLHEHIGAALSSTGLQIETRPYTPHITLARCHRVRTPGLLGNFLSQHENFSLPAFAVKNFVLYSSESGTRGPVYTGLRTFRLVELNTNTTPPSRHGTP; encoded by the coding sequence ATGACCAAATTGTTCGTAGGAGTGATCCTGCCGGATGACGTCAGGACAAAATTGCACGCAATTCAGCCGCCCGTTTCTCAAGGCGTCAGGCCCACAAATCCAGATCAGCTGCATCTCACATTGCATTTCATCGGACTGGCTGATCCCGAACCGATTGAACAATCGCTCAGCACGGTCATATCACCGCCATTCTCGCTGTCGATTGCGGGCGTCGGACATTTTCAATCCTCAGACGGTGGCGTCATCCTCTTTGCGGAAGTCGATCCGTCCGAGGGATTGCGAAGCCTGCATGAGCATATCGGGGCGGCCCTGAGCAGTACCGGACTTCAGATTGAAACGCGCCCCTATACTCCTCATATCACTCTCGCCCGCTGTCATCGTGTGCGAACACCGGGCTTGCTAGGAAACTTTCTCAGCCAGCACGAGAATTTTTCGCTTCCCGCTTTTGCGGTCAAAAACTTCGTGCTGTATTCCAGCGAGAGTGGTACCAGGGGACCGGTCTACACGGGCCTGAGAACATTTCGCCTGGTTGAACTGAACACGAACACCACGCCTCCAAGTCGACACGGAACACCCTGA
- the hisH gene encoding imidazole glycerol phosphate synthase subunit HisH, with translation MIRIVDYGMGNLRSVQKAFEKLGVAAEIVTKPEQIATAKKLVLPGVGAFRDAIHELQRLELVDPIREFIQRDKPFLGICLGLQMLFDVSFEDGEWKGLGVLEGDVVRFPAMADLKVPHMGWNSLMTTKPSPLLQGIPADASFYFVHSYYVRPRDESVIAARTNYGIEFTSMVARGNLFASQFHPEKSQKVGLKLLENFSAR, from the coding sequence ATGATCCGAATCGTCGACTACGGTATGGGCAATCTCAGAAGTGTCCAGAAAGCATTCGAAAAACTAGGCGTCGCGGCCGAAATCGTGACCAAGCCCGAACAGATTGCGACTGCAAAAAAGCTGGTCCTACCCGGCGTGGGGGCTTTTCGAGATGCGATCCACGAATTGCAGCGGCTGGAACTGGTTGATCCGATTCGCGAATTCATTCAGCGCGATAAGCCGTTCCTTGGGATTTGCCTTGGCCTGCAAATGCTCTTCGATGTCAGCTTTGAAGACGGCGAATGGAAAGGGCTGGGTGTTCTGGAAGGTGACGTCGTTCGATTTCCGGCGATGGCAGATTTGAAGGTTCCGCACATGGGCTGGAACAGTTTGATGACGACCAAGCCATCGCCGCTTTTGCAAGGAATTCCGGCCGACGCGTCATTCTATTTTGTGCATAGCTATTACGTTCGGCCTCGCGATGAGAGCGTGATTGCCGCGCGAACCAACTATGGAATCGAGTTTACGTCGATGGTTGCACGGGGAAATCTGTTCGCCTCACAGTTTCATCCCGAAAAGAGTCAGAAAGTGGGACTGAAGTTGCTCGAGAATTTCTCGGCACGCTGA
- a CDS encoding MFS transporter translates to MTNGPVSRSKISTWWICGLLLCASTINYMDRQTLANVSQRIITEFELSKEQYGYIETAFGLAFAAGALLFGVIADRTNVRWLYPIVLLLWSMMGFLTGFVETYAGLLLCRLFLGLFEAGHWPCALKTTYRLLPPESRALGNSVLQSGTAIGAIVTPVIMLRMLTDAPGSWRPVFQIIAAVGAIWAVLWVVSTRSEDLAPVPAAGDASGTAPGTGDTFVSAVLSRKFLLLVVIVVAINACWHLFRVWMPQFLMQGRNYTEKEMLGFMFWYNTSTDVGCLSAGLLTRRLHRGGFSVHWSRCVTFGICAVLVALGGLIPWLPAGPGLTTVLLLVAAGSLGLFPCYYSFSQELSTRHQGKVLGLLGTIAWITSSPLHPLFGKWIDQTKSYDMGMALTCGLPLFAFVVLAGLWPAHDTMEDASPVKSNA, encoded by the coding sequence ATGACGAACGGGCCGGTCTCGCGCAGCAAGATTTCGACATGGTGGATTTGCGGATTGTTGCTTTGTGCGAGCACGATCAACTACATGGATCGGCAAACGCTCGCGAATGTGTCGCAGCGAATCATTACCGAATTTGAACTGTCGAAGGAGCAATACGGGTACATCGAGACGGCATTCGGACTGGCGTTTGCCGCGGGGGCGTTGCTGTTCGGCGTAATTGCAGATAGGACGAATGTCCGTTGGCTCTATCCGATCGTGCTGCTTTTATGGTCGATGATGGGATTCCTGACGGGCTTCGTTGAAACGTACGCAGGGCTGCTGCTTTGTCGCTTGTTCCTGGGATTGTTTGAGGCGGGGCATTGGCCTTGTGCACTTAAGACGACTTATCGCCTGTTGCCACCGGAAAGCCGGGCACTGGGCAATAGTGTTTTGCAAAGCGGGACGGCGATCGGAGCGATTGTAACTCCCGTCATTATGCTGCGGATGCTGACGGACGCTCCTGGAAGCTGGCGGCCCGTCTTCCAAATCATTGCCGCCGTCGGGGCGATCTGGGCGGTGCTTTGGGTCGTTTCCACTCGATCTGAAGATCTTGCCCCGGTTCCGGCTGCCGGAGACGCATCGGGGACGGCGCCAGGGACAGGCGATACGTTTGTTTCTGCCGTTCTCAGCCGCAAGTTCCTGTTACTTGTTGTCATCGTCGTGGCGATCAATGCGTGCTGGCATCTGTTCCGGGTGTGGATGCCACAGTTCCTGATGCAGGGACGAAATTACACCGAGAAAGAAATGCTCGGTTTTATGTTTTGGTACAACACCTCTACCGATGTAGGATGTTTGTCGGCGGGCCTTTTGACGCGACGACTGCATCGCGGCGGGTTCAGTGTTCATTGGTCAAGGTGTGTCACCTTTGGAATCTGTGCGGTGCTGGTCGCACTAGGGGGACTGATCCCCTGGTTGCCCGCGGGGCCAGGGCTGACGACCGTCTTGCTTCTGGTTGCTGCGGGATCTTTGGGCTTGTTTCCTTGTTACTATTCCTTCAGCCAGGAACTTTCGACCCGTCATCAAGGTAAAGTATTGGGGTTGCTTGGAACGATTGCCTGGATCACATCGTCTCCACTTCATCCGCTATTCGGAAAATGGATCGATCAAACAAAGTCGTATGACATGGGGATGGCACTCACCTGCGGATTGCCTCTCTTTGCGTTTGTCGTCCTGGCGGGATTGTGGCCGGCCCACGACACAATGGAAGACGCCAGCCCTGTGAAGTCAAACGCCTGA
- a CDS encoding leucyl aminopeptidase, which translates to MEIRRIDKPWTQIEADWLIVPVVESAELSGALAQLDQALGGIVARLKSLGDLSGKLASTLPLRGVTGIGATRLLFVGLGVANDLTLARLDKALTTASRAISDKKEVRIAFAIPGDAVGAISPAEIVASAITASLVGSVGQDLYRTEKGRHPFASVQIAASGNSSEIDAAVARGTILGEAINLTRDLVNRPPQEITPLGFAKRAQAVAVEFGLKIEVFEKPRLEQERMNSMLAVAQGSPQPPCMVVVEHNGGGPNAPKLALVGKGVTFDSGGLSLKPTDGMLTMKCDMAGAATVLGAMAAIARLKLPVNVVGYMGLVENMIGGAAFKLGDILTARNGVTIEVLNTDAEGRLVLADVLSYAVDAGVDRIVDLATLTGACVVALGEDVSGAFTNNQNWCDAVLAAAKSTGEDVWQLPMWDLYEDLIKGDVGDIKNTGGRWGGAITAARFLQHFVADKPWVHLDIAGPAFASSNKPHREAGGTGHMVRTLVELARRQGK; encoded by the coding sequence ATGGAGATTCGCCGAATCGACAAGCCATGGACGCAGATCGAAGCTGATTGGTTGATTGTTCCTGTCGTGGAATCTGCAGAATTGTCCGGTGCCTTGGCTCAACTCGACCAGGCGTTGGGGGGAATTGTCGCTCGACTCAAATCGTTGGGTGACTTGTCCGGCAAGCTGGCATCGACCTTGCCCCTGCGTGGCGTCACCGGCATCGGAGCCACTCGACTGCTGTTTGTCGGATTGGGGGTTGCCAACGATTTGACGCTGGCACGACTCGATAAAGCGTTGACGACGGCCAGTCGCGCGATTTCCGACAAGAAGGAAGTGCGAATTGCGTTCGCGATCCCTGGTGACGCCGTGGGCGCGATCTCGCCAGCAGAGATCGTTGCATCGGCGATCACGGCAAGTCTTGTCGGTTCGGTGGGACAAGATTTGTATCGGACCGAGAAAGGCCGGCACCCATTTGCGTCTGTTCAAATTGCGGCGTCTGGGAATTCCTCTGAAATTGACGCGGCGGTCGCTCGCGGTACGATTCTTGGCGAGGCGATCAATCTGACTCGCGATCTCGTCAATCGCCCGCCGCAAGAGATCACTCCGCTGGGTTTCGCCAAACGGGCGCAAGCCGTCGCGGTGGAGTTCGGGCTGAAAATCGAAGTCTTCGAAAAGCCACGACTCGAGCAGGAGCGGATGAATTCGATGCTGGCGGTCGCTCAGGGCAGTCCACAGCCGCCATGCATGGTTGTCGTTGAGCACAATGGTGGTGGACCGAATGCACCGAAGCTGGCTCTGGTCGGAAAAGGTGTCACTTTCGACAGTGGTGGGCTGTCTCTGAAACCGACGGACGGGATGCTCACGATGAAGTGCGACATGGCCGGGGCCGCGACGGTCCTGGGAGCCATGGCCGCGATTGCGCGGCTGAAATTGCCCGTCAATGTCGTCGGCTACATGGGCCTGGTTGAAAACATGATCGGCGGGGCGGCATTCAAGCTGGGCGACATCCTGACGGCACGAAACGGTGTGACGATCGAAGTCCTGAATACGGATGCGGAAGGACGACTGGTTCTTGCGGATGTCTTGAGCTACGCGGTCGATGCGGGAGTCGATCGAATCGTTGATCTGGCGACGTTGACCGGTGCTTGCGTGGTCGCGCTAGGCGAAGACGTGTCCGGTGCGTTCACCAACAACCAGAATTGGTGCGATGCGGTGTTGGCCGCAGCGAAGTCGACCGGCGAAGACGTCTGGCAGTTGCCGATGTGGGACTTGTATGAAGATCTGATCAAAGGCGACGTCGGCGATATCAAGAATACGGGCGGACGCTGGGGTGGCGCGATCACCGCGGCTCGATTCCTGCAACACTTTGTCGCGGATAAGCCTTGGGTTCATCTGGATATCGCGGGGCCCGCCTTCGCTTCGTCGAATAAACCTCATCGTGAAGCGGGGGGAACTGGTCACATGGTCAGGACTCTCGTCGAACTTGCTCGCCGACAAGGCAAATAG